From a single Capsicum annuum cultivar UCD-10X-F1 chromosome 12, UCD10Xv1.1, whole genome shotgun sequence genomic region:
- the LOC107851047 gene encoding leucine-rich repeat extensin-like protein 2: MRPPSRRAWFMLISFVVISLLSFQISSVVGQEGGDNDIDLDDIKANASKLSFENPKLRDAYIALQSWKAAMLSDPFNFTANWTGPNVCSYGGVFCAPSLTDDSIRVVAGIDLNHADIAGSLVPELGLLTDLVLFHLNSNRFCGVVPKTFSHLKLLRELDLSNNRFVGGFPKVVLSLPSLKFLDLRFNDFEGPVPSKLFDKDLDALFLNDNRFRFGIPENLGNSPVSVLVFANNNLGGCIPASIGKMANTLNELILMNDNLTGCLPQEIGMLKKLTVFDVSFNKIQGPLPSTVSRMRSVEQLNVAHNKLTGTIPASICQLPRLQNFTYSFNYFTGDAPVCAATRSGDGKENCIAGKKNQRSAKECSSDDAKPYDCRKSKCFSHFATSPTTKPRPKPTQKPKRPPVHNKPPAPKPSRPTRPVVPIESPPPPSSKSSGSHNKHSPPPPQSTPLPPPPPPPPTYKKSPTYQHRSPPPPMHKISPVTHQSPPPPPSPLYYRPSPSPPPPVYHSPSPPVYHEPPTYTPHLPPPPVYHEPPKYTPHSPPPPVYHEPPTYTPHSPPPPPTYEHPRTPSPPPPPPPPPSYEHPKTPYPSPPPGGYTPAPPTLPCNDPPPPPPTSHWEPKPSPPYTYSSPPPPSPPPPTYHYTSPPPPSPSPPPPTYYYSSPPPPSPSPPPPTYENVPLPPVVGVSYASPPPPVIPYY, encoded by the coding sequence ATGCGGCCTCCTAGCCGCCGCGCCTGGTTTATGTTAATATCTTTCGTTGTTATTTCCCTTTTGTCCTTCCAGATCTCATCTGTTGTAGGACAAGAAGGTGGTGACAATGATATTGATTTAGATGACATTAAGGCCAATGCTAGCAAGTTGAGTTTCGAAAACCCAAAGCTTCGCGATGCCTACATCGCGTTGCAATCTTGGAAAGCAGCTATGCTTTCTGATCCTTTTAACTTCACAGCTAATTGGACAGGACCAAATGTTTGTTCCTATGGCGGGGTATTTTGTGCACCATCATTAACTGATGATTCTATAAGAGTTGTCGCTGGCATTGATCTTAACCATGCTGACATTGCTGGTTCTTTAGTTCCTGAACTAGGTCTTCTTACAGATCTAGTTCTTTTCCATCTCAACTCGAATCGATTTTGCGGGGTCGTACCTAAAACCTTTAGCCATTTGAAGCTTCTTAGGGAGCTTGATTTGAGCAACAATAGGTTTGTTGGTGGATTCCCTAAGGTGGTTCTTTCGTTGCCTTCTTTGAAGTTCTTGGATCTAAGGTTTAATGACTTTGAAGGACCAGTTCCTTCTAAGCTTTTCGACAAAGATTTGGATGCATTGTTCCTTAATGACAACAGATTCCGCTTTGGCATCCCTGAGAACTTGGGTAACTCACCTGTTTCTGTTCTCGTGTTTGCCAACAACAATCTTGGAGGATGCATTCCAGCCAGCATTGGGAAAATGGCCAACACTTTGAATGAGCTAATACTGATGAATGACAACCTTACTGGGTGTTTGCCACAGGAGATTGGGATGTTGAAGAAGCTGACAGTGTTTGATGTTAGCTTCAACAAGATTCAAGGTCCATTGCCGTCAACAGTTAGCAGAATGAGGAGTGTGGAACAACTCAATGTGGCTCACAACAAGCTCACTGGTACTATACCAGCCAGCATTTGCCAACTTCCTAGGTTGCAAAACTTTACATACTCTTTCAATTACTTCACCGGGGATGCCCCGGTTTGCGCTGCTACTAGATCTGGAGATGGCAAAGAAAACTGCATCGCTGGAAAAAAGAATCAAAGATCTGCTAAGGAATGCTCTTCTGATGATGCAAAACCATATGATTGTAGGAAATCAAAGTGTTTTAGCCATTTTGCTACATCTCCTACAACAAAGCCAAGAccaaaaccaacacaaaaaccTAAGAGACCACCTGTTCACAACAAACCACCAGCACCAAAGCCATCTCGTCCAACAAGACCTGTTGTACCAATTGAATCTCCACCACCACCTTCTTCGAAATCTTCGGGTTCGCATAACAAGCATTCTCCACCGCCACCTCAATCAACTCCTCTgcctccaccaccaccaccaccacctacCTACAAAAAGTCCCCAACCTATCAACATAGAAGTCCTCCACCACCTATGCATAAAATTTCTCCAGTAACTCATCAATCACCTCCTCCTCCACCATCACCTTTATATTACCGCCCATctccatcaccaccaccaccagttTATCATTCTCCATCACCCCCAGTGTATCACGAGCCACCTACGTATACGCCTCATTTACCACCACCCCCAGTGTATCACGAGCCACCAAAATATACGCCTCATTCACCACCACCCCCAGTGTATCACGAGCCACCAACGTATACGCCAcattcaccaccaccaccaccaacatatGAACATCCAAGAActccatcaccaccaccaccaccaccaccaccaccgtcATACGAACATCCAAAAACTCCATATCCATCACCACCACCAGGTGGATACACTCCTGCCCCACCTACCCTACCTTGCAATGATCCACCTCCTCCACCTCCGACTTCACACTGGGAACCAAAACCATCACCACCATATACCTattcatcaccaccaccaccatcacctcCCCCTCCCACTTACCATTACACATCACcgccaccaccatcaccatcacctcCACCACCAACTTACTACTATTCATCACCCCCACCACCATCGCCATCACCGCCACCGCCAACATACGAAAATGTACCTCTTCCACCAGTTGTAGGAGTCTCCTATGCATCTCCACCACCACCAGTCATTCCATATTACTGA